GGGAACAAGGCGCGCGCGGTGGCCGCCGCACGGGCGGCCGGCGTGCCGGTGCTGGGTTCCTCGGAGCCGTCCAATGATGTGGACGAGCTCGTCCGCGCCGCCGAGGACGTCGGCTTCCCCGTCTTCGTCAAGGCGGTCGCCGGCGGCGGAGGGCGCGGCATGCGCCGTGTCGAGGAGCCCGCCCAGCTGCGGGAGGCCATCGAGGCGGCATCCCGTGAGGCGGCGTCCGCGTTCGGCGATCCCACGGTCTTCCTGGAGAAGGCCGTCGTCGAGCCCCGCCACATCGAGGTGCAGATCCTCGCCGACGGGCAGGGCAACGTCATCCACCTGTTCGAGCGGGACTGTTCGGTGCAGCGCCGCCACCAGAAGGTGATCGAACTCGCACCCGCCCCGAACCTCGACCCGGCGCTGCGCGAGCGGATCTGCGCCGACGCCGTGCGGTTCGCCCGCCAGATCGGCTACCGCAACGCCGGCACCGTCGAGTTCCTCCTCGACCGCGACGGCAACCACGTCTTCATCGAGATGAACCCGCGCATCCAGGTCGAGCACACCGTGACCGAGGAGGTCACCGACGTCGACCTGGTGCAGGCGCAGCTGCGCATCGCCGCCGGCGAGACACTGGCCGAACTCGGCCTCGCCCAGGAGACGGTCACCCTGCGCGGCGCCGCGCTCCAGTGCCGTATCACCACGGAGGACCCGGCCAACGGCTTCCGCCCGGACACCGGCCGCATCAGCGCCTACCGTTCACCGGGCGGCTCGGGCATCCGCCTGGACGGTGGCACCACCCACGCCGGTACGGAGATCAGCGCGCACTTCGACTCCATGCTGGTCAAACTCACCTGCCGGGGCCGGGACTTCACCACCGCCGTAGGCCGTGCCCGGCGTGCCGTGGCCGAGTTCCGCATCCGCGGCGTGGCCACCAACATCCCCTTCCTCCAAGCGGTGCTGGACGACCCCGACTTCCAGGCGGGCCAGGTCACCACGTCGTTCATCGAGCAGCGTCCGCACCTGCTCACCTCCCGCCACTCGGCCGACCGCGGCACGAAGCTGCTCACCTACCTCGCCGACGTCACGGTCAACAAGCCGCACGGCGAACGGCCCGACCTGATCGACCCGTTGACCAAGCTGCCCGCGCTGCCGGCCGATGAGCCACCGGCCGGGTCCCGGCAACGGCTCGCCGAACTCGGCCCGGAGGGCTTCGCGAGCTGGCTGCGCGCCTCCCCGACCATCGGCGTCACCGACACCACGTTCCGCGACGCCCACCAGTCGCTGCTGGCCACCCGGGTGCGCACCAAGGACATGCTCGCCGTCGCCCCGGTCGTGGCCCGCACCCTGCCCCAGCTGCTGTCCCTGGAGTGCTGGGGCGGCGCGACCTACGACGTCGCCCTGCGCTTCCTCGCCGAGGACCCGTGGGAACGCCTGGCCGCCCTGCGGGAGGCGGCGCCGAACATCTGCCTCCAGATGCTGCTGCGGGGCCGCAACACCGTCGGCTACACGCCGTACCCCACCGAAGTGACCGACGCCTTCGTGCAGGAGGCGGCCGCCACCGGCATCGACATCTTCCGCATCTTCGACGCGCTGAACGACGTCAACCAGATGCGGCCCGCCATCGAGGCCGTACGGGAGACCGGAACCGCCGTCGCGGAGGTCGCCCTGTGCTACACCTCCGACCTGTCCAACCCCTCCGAGCGCCTGTACACCCTGGACTACTACCTGCGCCTTGCCGAGCAGATCGTCGACGCGGGCGCCCATGTGCTGGCCGTCAAGGACATGGCCGGCCTGCTGCGGGCACCGGCCGCGGCGAAGCTGGTCTCGGCCCTGCGCAGGGAGTTCGACCTGCCGGTCCACATCCACACCCACGACACCGCGGGCGGCCAGCTCGCCACCTACCTCGCCGCGATCCAGGCCGGCGCGGACGCGGTGGACGGCGCGGTGGCGTCGATGGCGGGTACCACCTCGCAGCCCTCCCTGTCGGCGATCGTGGCCGCGACCGACCACTCCGAGCGGCCCACCGGCCTTGACCTCCAGGCCGTCGGCGACCTGGAGCCGTACTGGGAGAGCGTCCGCAAGGTCTACGCCCCCTTCGAGGCGGGCCTGGCCTCGCCGACCGGCCGTGTCTACCACCACGAGATCCCCGGCGGGCAGCTCTCCAACCTGCGCACCCAGGCGGTCGCGCTGGGCCTGGGCGACCGCTTCGAGGAGATCGAGGCGATGTACGCCGCCGCCGACCGGATGCTCGGCCGCCTGGTGAAGGTCACCCCCTCCTCCAAGGTGGTCGGCGACCTGGCGCTGCACCTGGTGGGCGCCGGCGTCTCCCCGGGGGACTTCGAGGCGGGGCCCGACCGGTTCGACATCCCCGACTCGGTCATCGGCTTCCTGCGCGGCGAGCTGGGCACCCCGCCCGGCGGCTGGCCCGAGCCGTTCCGCAGCAAGGCGTTGCAGGGCCGCGCCGAGGCCAAGCCGGTGCGGGAACTGAGCGCCGACGACCGTGAAGGCCTGGCGAAGGACCGGCGGTCGACGCTCAACCGGCTGCTGTTCCCCGGACCGACGCGCGAGTTCGAGACGCACCGTGACACCTACGGCGACACCAGCGTGCTGGACAGCAAGGCCTTCTTCTACGGGCTGCGCCCGGGCAAGGAGTACGCCGTCGACCTGGAGCGCGGGGTGCGGCTGCTGATCGAGCTGCAGGCCGTCGGCGACGCGGACGAGCGGGGCATGCGCACCGTGATGTCGTCCCTGAACGGCCAGTTGCGGCCGATCCAGGTCCGTGACAGGGCGGCGGCCTCGGACGTCCCGGTGACGGAGAAGGCCGACCGGGCCAACCCCGGCCATGTCGCGGCGCCGTTCGCCGGCGTGGTGACCCTCACGGTCGCGGAGGGCGAGGAGGTGGAGGCCGGTGCCACGGTGGCCACGATCGAGGCGATGAAGATGGAAGCGTCGATCACCGCCGCGAAGTCCGGCAGGGTGGCCCGACTGGCCATCAATCGCGTCCAGCAGGTCGAGGGCGGCGATCTTCTGGTCGAACTCGCCTGAGCCGGGGCACGAGTGCCGTCGCGCCCCGCGCAGAGGGGCATCTGCGCGGGGCGCTGCGGTGCATGGGCGCACGGCATGGAGAGGGGCGGGGCGGCCGAGTGCTCGTCACCCGTCAGGTGCCGCACTCGTCGCTTTCCGGCCTCGACGGACAAGGGGCCGACACTGACCGTATGACCAGGACTGTCGTGGACCCGCACTCCGTCCCCGCCGAACTCCGCCCCTACCTCCAGGAGCTCGTCCACCGCGCACACGCCGTATGCGGATCCCACCTGGTGAGCGTCATCGCCGTGGGCTCCGTCGCGCTCGGGGACTACCGGCACGGGCGCAGCGACACCGACGTGACCGTGGTCGTGGACGCGCCGCTGACCGGGCG
Above is a window of Streptomyces sp. DT2A-34 DNA encoding:
- a CDS encoding pyruvate carboxylase; this encodes MFRKVLVANRGEIAIRAFRAGYELGARTVAVFPHEDRNSLHRLKADEAYEIGRPGHPVRAYLSVEEIVRAAQRAGADAVYPGYGFLSENPDLARACEEAGITFVGPSAQILELTGNKARAVAAARAAGVPVLGSSEPSNDVDELVRAAEDVGFPVFVKAVAGGGGRGMRRVEEPAQLREAIEAASREAASAFGDPTVFLEKAVVEPRHIEVQILADGQGNVIHLFERDCSVQRRHQKVIELAPAPNLDPALRERICADAVRFARQIGYRNAGTVEFLLDRDGNHVFIEMNPRIQVEHTVTEEVTDVDLVQAQLRIAAGETLAELGLAQETVTLRGAALQCRITTEDPANGFRPDTGRISAYRSPGGSGIRLDGGTTHAGTEISAHFDSMLVKLTCRGRDFTTAVGRARRAVAEFRIRGVATNIPFLQAVLDDPDFQAGQVTTSFIEQRPHLLTSRHSADRGTKLLTYLADVTVNKPHGERPDLIDPLTKLPALPADEPPAGSRQRLAELGPEGFASWLRASPTIGVTDTTFRDAHQSLLATRVRTKDMLAVAPVVARTLPQLLSLECWGGATYDVALRFLAEDPWERLAALREAAPNICLQMLLRGRNTVGYTPYPTEVTDAFVQEAAATGIDIFRIFDALNDVNQMRPAIEAVRETGTAVAEVALCYTSDLSNPSERLYTLDYYLRLAEQIVDAGAHVLAVKDMAGLLRAPAAAKLVSALRREFDLPVHIHTHDTAGGQLATYLAAIQAGADAVDGAVASMAGTTSQPSLSAIVAATDHSERPTGLDLQAVGDLEPYWESVRKVYAPFEAGLASPTGRVYHHEIPGGQLSNLRTQAVALGLGDRFEEIEAMYAAADRMLGRLVKVTPSSKVVGDLALHLVGAGVSPGDFEAGPDRFDIPDSVIGFLRGELGTPPGGWPEPFRSKALQGRAEAKPVRELSADDREGLAKDRRSTLNRLLFPGPTREFETHRDTYGDTSVLDSKAFFYGLRPGKEYAVDLERGVRLLIELQAVGDADERGMRTVMSSLNGQLRPIQVRDRAAASDVPVTEKADRANPGHVAAPFAGVVTLTVAEGEEVEAGATVATIEAMKMEASITAAKSGRVARLAINRVQQVEGGDLLVELA